The Microcebus murinus isolate Inina chromosome 4, M.murinus_Inina_mat1.0, whole genome shotgun sequence genome has a segment encoding these proteins:
- the SPI1 gene encoding transcription factor PU.1 isoform X1, translated as MLQACKMEGFPLVPPQPSEDLVPYDTDLYPRQSHEYYPYLSSDGESHSDHYWDFHPHHMHSEFESFPENHFTELQSVQPPQLQQLYRHMELEQMHVLDTPMAPPHASLGHQVSYLPRMCLPSYQPLSPAQPSSDEEEGERQSPPLEVSDGEADGLEPGPGLLHGETGSKKKIRLYQFLLDLLRSGDMKDSIWWVDKDKGTFQFSSKHKEALAHRWGIQKGNRKKMTYQKMARALRNYGKTGEVKKVKKKLTYQFSGEVLGRGGLAERRHPPH; from the exons CAGCCATCGGAAGACCTGGTTCCCTACGACACGGATCTGTACCCACGCCAGTCGCACGAATATTACCCCTATCTCAGCAGTGATGGGGAGAGCCACAGCG ACCATTACTGGGACTTCCACCCCCACCACATGCACAGCGAGTTCGAGAGCTTCCCTGAGAACCACTTCACGGAGCTGCAGAGCGTGCAGCCCCCCCAGCTGCAGCAGCTCTACCGCCACATGGAGCTGGAGCAGATGCACGTCCTCGACACCCCCATGGCGCCACCCCACGCCAGCCTCGGCCACCAG GTCTCCTACCTGCCCCGGATGTGCCTCCCATCCTACCAGCCCCTGTCcccggcccagcccagctcagatGAGGAGGAGGGCGAGCGGCAGAGCCCCCCGCTGGAGGTGTCTGACGGTGAGGCTGATGGCCTGGAGCCCGGGCCTGGGCTCCTCCATGGCGAAACAG GCAGCAAGAAGAAGATCCGCCTGTACCAGTTCCTGCTGGACCTGCTGCGCAGCGGCGACATGAAGGACAGCATCTGGTGGGTGGACAAGGACAAGGGCACCTTCCAGTTCTCGTCCAAGCACAAGGAGGCGCTGGCGCACCGCTGGGGCATCCAGAAGGGCAACCGCAAGAAGATGACCTACCAGAAGATGGCGCGCGCGCTGCGCAACTACGGCAAGACGGGAGAGGTGAAGAAGGTGAAGAAGAAGCTCACCTACCAGTTCAGCGGGGAGGTGCTGGGCCGCGGGGGCCTGGCCGAGCGGCGCCACCCGCCCCACTGA
- the SPI1 gene encoding transcription factor PU.1 isoform X2 — protein sequence MLQACKMEGFPLVPPPSEDLVPYDTDLYPRQSHEYYPYLSSDGESHSDHYWDFHPHHMHSEFESFPENHFTELQSVQPPQLQQLYRHMELEQMHVLDTPMAPPHASLGHQVSYLPRMCLPSYQPLSPAQPSSDEEEGERQSPPLEVSDGEADGLEPGPGLLHGETGSKKKIRLYQFLLDLLRSGDMKDSIWWVDKDKGTFQFSSKHKEALAHRWGIQKGNRKKMTYQKMARALRNYGKTGEVKKVKKKLTYQFSGEVLGRGGLAERRHPPH from the exons CCATCGGAAGACCTGGTTCCCTACGACACGGATCTGTACCCACGCCAGTCGCACGAATATTACCCCTATCTCAGCAGTGATGGGGAGAGCCACAGCG ACCATTACTGGGACTTCCACCCCCACCACATGCACAGCGAGTTCGAGAGCTTCCCTGAGAACCACTTCACGGAGCTGCAGAGCGTGCAGCCCCCCCAGCTGCAGCAGCTCTACCGCCACATGGAGCTGGAGCAGATGCACGTCCTCGACACCCCCATGGCGCCACCCCACGCCAGCCTCGGCCACCAG GTCTCCTACCTGCCCCGGATGTGCCTCCCATCCTACCAGCCCCTGTCcccggcccagcccagctcagatGAGGAGGAGGGCGAGCGGCAGAGCCCCCCGCTGGAGGTGTCTGACGGTGAGGCTGATGGCCTGGAGCCCGGGCCTGGGCTCCTCCATGGCGAAACAG GCAGCAAGAAGAAGATCCGCCTGTACCAGTTCCTGCTGGACCTGCTGCGCAGCGGCGACATGAAGGACAGCATCTGGTGGGTGGACAAGGACAAGGGCACCTTCCAGTTCTCGTCCAAGCACAAGGAGGCGCTGGCGCACCGCTGGGGCATCCAGAAGGGCAACCGCAAGAAGATGACCTACCAGAAGATGGCGCGCGCGCTGCGCAACTACGGCAAGACGGGAGAGGTGAAGAAGGTGAAGAAGAAGCTCACCTACCAGTTCAGCGGGGAGGTGCTGGGCCGCGGGGGCCTGGCCGAGCGGCGCCACCCGCCCCACTGA